In the genome of Quercus robur chromosome 3, dhQueRobu3.1, whole genome shotgun sequence, one region contains:
- the LOC126718257 gene encoding uncharacterized protein LOC126718257 has protein sequence MVGWHRHIHFVLRSVGKRVEHNYNLSANFSSSHLESSFSPGELTYFQRLWRPPSANISRPLYQYFQQLGISSSRKLLAESSEEAAIPSPLTPVLAISSGKGDDQNQKAVSKPSTVQAVLKGIKQSPKKVNLVAALVRGMRVEDALLQLQVTVKRAAKTVYQVIHSARANATHNHGLDLDRLLVAEAFVGKGFYRKRVSYHAKGKCGVKERPECRLTVVVREMTAEEEAEIARLRVHNFRKLTKRERRLVPHKLIETTSIWNRKGKGNGKVNSHESSMAE, from the exons ATGGTGGGCTGGCACAGACATATACACTTCGTACTTCGTAGTGTTGGGAAAAGAGTGgaacataattacaatttaTCAGCAAACTTTTCTTCATCTCACTTGGAATCCTCTTTTTCGCCTG GTGAATTAACTTATTTTCAGAGACTATGGAGACCCCCTTCTGCAAACATCTCAAGGCCTCTTTATCAGTATTTTCAACAATTG GGAATTTCCAGTTCGAGGAAGTTACTAGCAGAATCATCTGAGGAAGCAGCCATTCCATCTCCATTGACTCCTGTATTAGCAATAAGTAGTGGAAAAGGTGACGACCAGAACCAGAAAGCAGTCTCTAAGCCTTCAACAGTTCAAGCTGTATTGAAGGGCATTAAACAG AGTCCAAAAAAGGTCAATTTGGTTGCTGCATTAGTTCGTGGGATGCGAGTTGAGGATGCACTGTTGCAGTTACAAGTAACAGTAAAGCGAGCTGCAAAAACTGTGTATCAG GTTATCCACTCAGCCCGAGCAAATGCCACCCATAACCATGGCTTGGATCTAGACCGTCTCCTTGTTG CTGAGGCATTTGTTGGAAAGGGGTTCTATAGAAAAAGAGTTTCCTATCATGCTAAAGGAAAATGTGGAGTCAAAGAGAGACCCGAGTGCCGACTAACAGTGGTAGTGAGGGAGATGACCGCCGAAGAGGAGGCCGAGATAGCTAGACTTAGAGTCCACAACTTCCGCAAACTCACTAAGCGAGAAAGGCGGCTTGTACCCCATAAGCTTATTGAGACGACTTCTATCTGGAATCGCAAAGGCAAAGGCAATGGCAAAGTCAACAGTCATGAATCTAGTATGGCTGAATGA
- the LOC126718258 gene encoding LOW QUALITY PROTEIN: ATP synthase subunit alpha, mitochondrial (The sequence of the model RefSeq protein was modified relative to this genomic sequence to represent the inferred CDS: substituted 4 bases at 4 genomic stop codons), giving the protein MEFSPRVVELTTLLESRISNFYTNFQVDEIGXVVLVGDGIARVYGLNEIQAGEMVEFASGVKGIALNLKNENGGIVVFGSDIAIKEGDLVKRIGSIVDVPAGKAMLGRVVDALGVPIDGRGALSDHERRRVEVKAPRIIERKSVHKPMQTRLEAVDSLVPIGCGQXELIIRDRQTGKIAIAIDTILNQKQMNSRAASESETLYCVYVAVRQKHSTMAQLVQIISXANALEYSILVVATALDPAPLQFLAPYSGCAMEEYFYDNGMHALIIYDDLSKQAVAYRQMSLLLRRPPGREAFPGDVFYLHSRLLERAAKRSDQTGAGSLTALPVIETQVGDVSAYIPTNVISITDGQICLEIELFYCGIRPAINVGLSISRVGFAAQLKAMKQVYGSSKLELAQYREVAAFGQFGLDLDAATQALLNRGARLTEVLKXPQYAPLPIEKQILVIYAAVNGFCDRMPLDRISQYERAIPSQIKPKLLQSLLEKGGLTNERKMEPDAFLKESALPYL; this is encoded by the coding sequence ATGGAATTCTCTCCTAGAGTTGTGGAACTAACGACTCTATTAGAAAGTAGAATTAGCAACTTTTACACGAATTTTCAAGTGGATGAGATCGGTTGAGTGGTCTTAGTTGGAGATGGGATTGCACGTGTTTATGGATTGAACGAGATTCAAGCTGGGGAAATGGTTGAATTTGCTAGTGGTGTGAAAGGAATAGCCTTAAATCTTAAGAATGAGAATGGAGGGATTGTTGTCTTTGGTAGTGATATTGCTATTAAAGAAGGAGATCTTGTCAAGCGCATTGGATCTATTGTGGATGTTCCCGCGGGAAAGGCTATGCTAGGGCGTGTGGTTGACGCGTTGGGAGTACCTATTGATGGAAGAGGGGCCCTAAGCGATCACGAGCGAAGACGTGTTGAAGTGAAAGCCCCTAGGATTATTGAACGTAAATCTGTACACAAGCCTATGCAAACAAGGTTAGAAGCAGTAGATAGCCTGGTTCCTATAGGCTGTGGTCAATGAGAACTTATAATCAGGGACCGACAAACTGGAAAAATAGCTATAGCTATCGATACCATATTAAACCAAAAGCAAATGAACTCAAGGGCCGCCTCTGAGAGTGAGACATTGTATTGTGTCTATGTAGCGGTTAGACAGAAACACTCAACTATGGCACAATTAGTTCAAATTATTTCATAAGCGAATGCTTTGGAATATTCCATTCTTGTAGTAGCCACCGCTTTGGATCCTGCTCCTCTGCAATTTTTGGCCCCATATTCTGGGTGTGCCATGGAGGAATATTTCTACGATAATGGAATGCATGCATTAATAATCTATGATGATCTTAGTAAACAGGCGGTGGCATATCGACAAATGTCATTATTGTTACGCCGACCACCAGGCCGTGAGGCTTTCCCAGGCGATGTTTTCTATTTACATTCCCGTCTCTTAGAAAGAGCCGCTAAACGATCGGACCAAACAGGTGCAGGTAGCTTGACCGCCTTACCCGTAATTGAAACACAAGTTGGAGACGTATCGGCCTATATTCCCACCAATGTGATCTCCATTACTGATGGACAAATCTGTTTGGAAATAGAACTCTTTTATTGCGGAATTAGACCTGCTATTAATGTTGGCTTATCTATCAGTCGCGTCGGGTTTGCCGCTCAGTTGAAAGCTATGAAACAAGTCTACGGTAGTTCAAAACTGGAATTGGCACAATATCGAGAAGTCGCCGCCTTTGGTCAATTTGGGTTAGACCTTGATGCTGCGACTCAGGCATTACTCAATAGAGGTGCAAGGCTTACAGAAGTACTGAAATAACCACAATATGCACCACTTccaattgaaaaacaaattctaGTCATTTATGCAGCTGTCAATGGATTCTGTGATCGAATGCCATTAGACAGAATTTCTCAATATGAGAGAGCCATTCCAAgtcaaataaaaccaaaattacTACAATCCCTTTTAGAAAAAGGTGGGTTAACTAACGAAAGAAAGATGGAACCAGATGCATTCTTAAAAGAAAGCGCTTTGCCTTACCTATGA
- the LOC126719729 gene encoding LOW QUALITY PROTEIN: uncharacterized mitochondrial protein AtMg01280 (The sequence of the model RefSeq protein was modified relative to this genomic sequence to represent the inferred CDS: substituted 1 base at 1 genomic stop codon): MDLSGDCERFDRKSIFSGSRRYETRWDVLENIGSLCAETVNPSRYKSPKVICLTDAFFTSCSEIRAPSPGGNPRDSREPFQPRPLLPGAFSASTSSFGPSRSSSWTEDPFELRVLLEPFSKTENSSLXSSIKGRISILENDNSPFPLDKETGEYWNKIRGALDQAPTQEEYRRLLEFENRDLQIQERKHACLSLFQQELSNHPALEENAAYDPEEALIDFFNEKRNELDTYLEWSTTKKDREELLFLNQVGHDIRKHDPDSIYMKRILGLGNE; encoded by the exons ATGGATCTCTCTGGGGACTGTGAAAGATTTGATAGGAAGTCTATCTTTTCGGGAAGCAGGCGCTATGAAACGAGATGGGATGTTCTAGAGAATATAGGAAGCCTATGTGCAG AAACAGTGAACCCGTCCCGATACAAGTCACCCAAAGTAATATGCTTAACGGATGCTTTTTTCACTAGCTGTTCGGAGATCAG GGCCCCCAGCCCCGGTGGAAATCCTCGAGATTCCCGAGAGCCCTTCCAACCACGTCCCCTCCTCCCTGGGGCATTCTCAGCCAGTACCTCCTCTTTCGGCCCATCAAGATCGTCCTCGTGGACGGAGGATCCATTTGAGCTGCGGGTCTTATTAGAACCCTTTTCCAAAACGGAA AATAGCAGCTTGTAATCCTCCATCAAAGGTCGAATTTCGATCTTGGAGAATGACAACAGCCCCTTTCCCCTTGACAAAGAGACAGGAGAATATTGGAACAAAATCAGGGGAGCCCTGGATCAAGCTCCCACTCAGGAGGAATATAGGCGTTTACTCGAATTCGAGAACCGAGATCTCCAGATCCAGGAGCGGAAACATGCctgtctttctctctttcaacaAGAACTTTCAAACCATCCTGCCTTGGAAGAAAATGCCGCCTACGATCCGGAAGAAGCCTTGATCGACTTCTTTAACGAGAAGCGGAACGAGCTGGACACCTACCTAGAGTGGAGCACAACAAAAAAGGACAGAGAAGAACTCCTTTTTTTGAATCAAGTAGGTCATGATATCAGAAAACACGACCCCGACTCTATCTATATGAAAAGAATACTAGGTCTAGGTAATGAGtaa
- the LOC126718259 gene encoding glyceraldehyde-3-phosphate dehydrogenase, cytosolic, which produces MASCKKIKIGINGFGRIGRLVARVALQRDDVELVAVNDPFINVDYMTYMFKYDTVHGQWKHHELKVKDEKTLLFGEKPVTVFGVRNPEEIPWGQVGADFVVESTGVFTDKEKAAAHLKGGAKKVVISAPSKDAPMFVVGVNEKEYKPHLDIVSNASCTTNCLAPLAKVINDRFGIVEGLMTTVHSITATQKTVDGPSSKDWRGGRAASFNIIPSSTGAAKAVGKVLPQLNGKLTGMSFRVPTVDVSVVDLTVRLEKKASYEEIKKAIKEESEGKLKGILGYTEDDVVSTDFIGDSRSSIFDAKAGIALNDNFVKLVSWYDNEWGYSSRVVDLIVHIASVKA; this is translated from the exons ATGG CATCATGCAAGAAGATCAAGATCGGAATCAAcg GTTTCGGAAGGATTGGTCGTTTGGTTGCGAGAGTTGCTCTTCAGAGAGACGATGTTGAACTCGTTGCTGTTAACGATCCATTCATCAACGTTGACTACATG ACATATATGTTCAAGTACGACACCGTTCACGGTCAATGGAAGCACCACGAGTTGAAGGTGAAGGACGAGAAGACCCTTCTCTTCGGCGAGAAACCCGTCACTGTTTTTGGAGTCAG gaaCCCAGAAGAGATCCCATGGGGTCAGGTTGGAGCCGACTTTGTGGTTGAATCTACCGGTGTTTTTACCGACAAGGAAAAGGCTGCTGCCCATTTGAAG GGTGGTGCTAAGAAGGTTGTGATCTCTGCTCCCAGCAAAGATGCACCCATGTTTGTTGTTGGTGTGAACGAGAAGGAGTACAAGCCACATCTTGATATTGTTTCCAATGCTAGTTGCACTACCAACTGCCTTGCTCCCCTTGCCAAG GTTATCAATGACAGGTTTGGAATTGTTGAGGGTCTCATGACCACTGTCCACTCTATCACTG CCACACAGAAGACTGTTGATGGCCCATCAAGCAAGGACTGGAGGGGTGGAAGAGCTGCTTCCTTTAACATTATTCCCAGCAGCACTGGGGCTGCTAAG GCTGTTGGAAAGGTTCTTCCACAACTTAATGGCAAATTGACTGGAATGTCCTTCCGTGTTCCAACTGTCGATGTTTCAGTCGTTGACCTCACTGTCAGGCTTGAGAAGAAGGCCTCCTATGAGGAGATCAAAAAAGCTATTAA GGAGGAGTCCGAGGGCAAGCTTAAGGGTATCTTGGGATACACTGAAGATGATGTGGTGTCTACTGACTTCATTGGTGACAGCAG GTCTAGCATATTCGATGCCAAGGCTGGAATTGCATTGAATGACAATTTTGTGAAACTTGTCTCTTGGTATGACAACGAGTGGGGCTACAG TTCCCGTGTGGTTGACCTGATTGTCCACATCGCATCTGTAAAAGCTTGA